TCCCGTATTTTTATTGTATATGGAATCCTCGATTATGCCTTTTGGGCTTATATAGCAGGAGAACCCGTTATTTGCCGCGCGGATAACGCTCGTCCGGTTCTCCACGGCCCGAAAAACTGATGCCTGGGCATGCTGAAACTGCTCGGAGGATTCCCTAAACCATGCGTCATTGGTGATATTTATCAGAAAATCGGCCCCCTCCATCGCAAAACGCCTTGTCAGTTCCGGAAAGATGTCTTCAAAGCAGATAAGCGCCGCATATTTGTACGGCCTCTCATTTTCTTTCGTTATCTCAAATATAGTAAACTCCTCCCCCTTTGTATAGTTGCCTATTTCCTTATCTATCACGCTTCGAAAAAACGGGATTTCGGATTCAAACGGAATATATTCGCCAAAAGGAACCAGGTGGATCTTGTCATATTGCCGGCGTATAGTACCGTCCGGCGAAAATAAAATGGCGCTATTAAAAAAACAATCTTTCCCTTTCTCGCTCTTATATGTTACCGCTCCAGAAAAAAGCGGCGCATTCGCCTCCTTCATCACCTTTAACAGCCTGATCTGTATATCGCATTCATCTATAAATCCGGGCATAGCCGTCTCCGGCCACACGACGAGATCCACACCGCCTT
The sequence above is drawn from the Candidatus Omnitrophota bacterium genome and encodes:
- the lnt gene encoding apolipoprotein N-acyltransferase, encoding LKKENKRAFVLQATIFCIILGLYIGYGAFSLKKSETDTNLRLAVAQGSIEQFKKWDPAYRDYVLDRYETLTKEAAEGGVDLVVWPETAMPGFIDECDIQIRLLKVMKEANAPLFSGAVTYKSEKGKDCFFNSAILFSPDGTIRRQYDKIHLVPFGEYIPFESEIPFFRSVIDKEIGNYTKGEEFTIFEITKENERPYKYAALICFEDIFPELTRRFAMEGADFLINITNDAWFRESSEQFQHAQASVFRAVENRTSVIRAANNGFSCYISPKGIIEDSIYNKNTGNIYKEGSKTFNIKVEKNRSFYTSYGDIFVCACFAFLILCYFIDFCLPRI